One window from the genome of Variovorax sp. PAMC26660 encodes:
- the murD gene encoding UDP-N-acetylmuramoyl-L-alanine--D-glutamate ligase: protein MRHLKDLPVLILGLGASGLAMARWCARHGAVVTVADTREAPALLATLKAQWPDVVFVGGPFSAALIEGTPIRAVYRSPGLSPATIASVVDAARAVGLPVGGELDLFARALLDLRTVEVPVVEAEPVPEVAVEPEALAEPVAEEVPVEEAVETEAQAQLPLEEPLPVVETPEAVQEAAPADAVALVTEPVVSTEPSEPAEPAQAVETPEATETSPEPVTPAMAEAMPRDPSMSVSVATPTEASDAEAPEAASQAPDAAVEVPEAASDAPTATPASNTGSRLPTTGKPYVPTAAKEAAEFVAKIAEFAATNPASAAAEEETPQLELAPVAEPEPPKGYTPAVLAITGTNGKTTVTALTGQLVERAGKTVAVAGNIGPTLLDTLSAHIDAGTLPDVWVLELSSFQLDGVQDFEPTAATVLNLTQDHLDWHGDMPAYAAAKARIFGARGLLVLNRDDAGVMAMLPPPIRAKLQRPQIRAHVTFGAAMPLRPGDYGIERINGVAWLVRALEADETQKRKRGAVVEEEIFFQRLMPADALRIRGRHNAMNALAALALASAADCALGPMLYGLREYRGEPHRVEPIAIVDEVEYFDDSKGTNVGATVAALIGLGEERRVVVILGGEGKGQDFEPLAEPVRKYARAVVLIGRDAPIIEAALATTGVSLMHAGSMEEAVRLCAARANPGDAVLLSPACASFDMFKDYEHRAEVFREAVQAYADSPRGLLGEHTPTQDAPSSSASGSMEEQV, encoded by the coding sequence ATGCGGCACCTGAAAGACCTCCCCGTTCTCATCCTCGGCCTCGGCGCGTCCGGGCTGGCGATGGCGCGCTGGTGCGCGCGCCACGGTGCGGTCGTGACTGTGGCCGACACGCGCGAGGCGCCCGCGCTGCTCGCGACGCTGAAGGCGCAGTGGCCCGATGTCGTCTTTGTCGGCGGGCCGTTCTCGGCCGCACTGATCGAAGGCACGCCGATTCGCGCGGTGTACCGCTCGCCGGGCCTTTCGCCCGCGACCATTGCATCGGTGGTCGACGCGGCGCGCGCGGTCGGCCTGCCGGTCGGTGGCGAACTGGATCTGTTCGCACGTGCGCTGCTGGATTTGCGGACGGTCGAAGTGCCGGTGGTGGAAGCCGAGCCCGTGCCTGAAGTGGCGGTCGAGCCTGAAGCGCTGGCCGAGCCGGTGGCTGAAGAAGTGCCAGTCGAGGAGGCCGTGGAAACGGAAGCCCAGGCGCAACTGCCGTTGGAAGAGCCACTGCCTGTCGTCGAAACGCCGGAAGCTGTTCAAGAGGCTGCGCCGGCCGATGCCGTCGCACTCGTGACGGAACCGGTTGTGTCGACCGAACCGAGCGAACCGGCCGAACCAGCGCAAGCCGTCGAAACGCCCGAAGCCACTGAAACCAGTCCCGAGCCGGTCACCCCCGCCATGGCCGAAGCCATGCCACGCGATCCGTCGATGAGCGTTTCCGTCGCGACGCCGACAGAAGCCTCGGATGCCGAAGCGCCTGAAGCTGCATCGCAAGCCCCTGACGCCGCGGTGGAAGTCCCGGAAGCTGCGTCGGACGCGCCCACTGCCACACCGGCATCCAACACCGGCTCCCGCCTGCCGACAACCGGCAAGCCCTACGTTCCCACGGCAGCCAAGGAAGCCGCCGAGTTCGTTGCCAAGATCGCCGAGTTCGCCGCGACCAACCCGGCCTCTGCTGCCGCCGAGGAAGAAACGCCCCAGCTCGAACTGGCGCCCGTGGCCGAACCCGAACCGCCAAAGGGCTACACGCCCGCGGTGCTCGCCATCACCGGCACCAACGGCAAGACCACCGTGACCGCGCTCACCGGCCAACTGGTCGAGCGCGCGGGCAAGACCGTGGCCGTGGCCGGCAACATCGGCCCGACGCTGCTCGACACCCTGTCCGCGCACATCGATGCCGGCACGTTGCCCGACGTCTGGGTGCTTGAACTCTCCAGCTTCCAGCTCGACGGCGTGCAGGACTTCGAGCCGACCGCCGCCACCGTGCTCAACCTCACGCAGGACCACCTCGACTGGCACGGCGACATGCCGGCCTACGCGGCGGCCAAGGCGCGCATCTTCGGCGCGCGCGGCCTGCTGGTGCTGAACCGCGACGACGCCGGCGTGATGGCGATGCTGCCGCCGCCCATCCGCGCGAAGCTGCAGCGTCCGCAGATTCGCGCCCATGTCACCTTCGGCGCGGCGATGCCGCTGCGCCCCGGCGACTACGGCATCGAGCGCATCAACGGCGTCGCCTGGCTGGTGCGCGCGCTGGAAGCCGACGAAACACAGAAGCGCAAGCGCGGTGCGGTGGTGGAAGAAGAAATCTTCTTTCAGCGCCTGATGCCCGCCGATGCGCTGCGCATTCGCGGTCGCCACAACGCCATGAACGCCCTGGCCGCGCTCGCGCTCGCCAGCGCAGCCGATTGCGCGCTGGGCCCGATGCTCTATGGCCTGCGCGAGTACCGCGGTGAGCCGCACCGCGTGGAGCCGATCGCGATCGTGGACGAGGTCGAGTACTTCGACGACAGCAAGGGCACCAATGTCGGCGCGACGGTCGCCGCACTGATCGGCCTTGGCGAAGAACGCCGCGTGGTCGTGATCCTCGGCGGCGAAGGCAAGGGGCAGGACTTCGAGCCGCTCGCAGAACCCGTGCGCAAGTACGCGCGCGCCGTGGTGCTGATCGGACGCGACGCGCCGATCATCGAAGCCGCGCTGGCCACGACCGGTGTTTCGCTGATGCATGCCGGCTCGATGGAGGAGGCCGTCAGGCTCTGCGCCGCCCGTGCCAACCCCGGCGATGCCGTGCTGCTGTCACCCGCCTGTGCGAGCTTCGACATGTTCAAGGACTACGAGCACCGCGCCGAAGTGTTCCGCGAGGCCGTGCAGGCCTACGCGGACAGCCCGCGCGGCCTTCTTGGGGAACACACCCCGACGCAAGACGCCCCGTCGTCTTCCGCTTCGGGATCGATGGAGGAGCAGGTTTGA